A single region of the Dehalococcoidales bacterium genome encodes:
- a CDS encoding ABC transporter ATP-binding protein, translated as MAVIVTQHLTKKFSDLVAVDDVNLEIAENECFGLLGPNGAGKTTLIRMITAVSPPTAGDIHITGKDLRMHSRQIKAMLGVVPQIDNLDEDLTVLQNLTTFARYFSIPGDEARRRSLEILSLFQLEGRRNSHIRELSGGMKRRLLLARGLINRPRIIILDEPSIGLDPQAKHLVWQKLEELKTQGVTQLLCTQNMEEAAVLCDRVAIMHQGKILTQDSPQALISRYAGDEVLEIEANSGNRSQIIKTLTDYRLDFTDLGYVIHVFDAAGDGSRELSTLTAHTWRKPATLEDVFFKLTGSVLSE; from the coding sequence ATGGCTGTCATTGTGACACAACACCTGACCAAGAAATTTAGCGACCTGGTGGCGGTAGACGACGTTAACCTGGAGATAGCGGAGAATGAGTGTTTCGGTTTGCTGGGGCCTAATGGCGCCGGTAAGACCACCCTTATCAGGATGATAACCGCCGTCTCACCGCCTACCGCAGGCGATATCCACATCACAGGTAAAGACCTGAGAATGCACTCGCGCCAGATAAAAGCGATGCTGGGGGTAGTGCCCCAGATTGATAACCTGGACGAGGACCTGACGGTACTTCAGAACCTGACCACCTTTGCCCGCTACTTTTCCATACCCGGGGATGAAGCCCGCCGCCGCAGTCTGGAGATACTGAGTCTGTTCCAGCTCGAGGGCAGGCGCAACAGCCACATCAGAGAGCTGTCCGGCGGTATGAAACGGCGCCTGCTGCTGGCCAGGGGATTGATCAACCGTCCCAGGATCATCATCCTTGACGAGCCGTCAATAGGGCTTGACCCCCAGGCCAAACACCTGGTATGGCAAAAACTGGAAGAATTGAAAACTCAGGGGGTCACCCAGCTTCTGTGCACCCAGAACATGGAAGAAGCCGCCGTTCTCTGTGACCGGGTGGCCATAATGCACCAGGGCAAGATACTGACCCAGGACAGTCCCCAGGCCCTCATTTCCCGGTACGCCGGCGATGAGGTACTGGAGATAGAGGCAAACTCAGGTAACCGGAGCCAGATTATCAAGACGCTGACCGATTACAGGCTCGACTTTACTGACCTGGGCTACGTAATCCACGTCTTCGACGCTGCCGGAGACGGTTCCAGAGAGCTGAGCACTTTAACCGCGCACACCTGGCGGAAACCGGCGACATTAGAGGACGTCTTTTTCAAACTCACCGGGAGCGTGCTATCCGAATGA
- a CDS encoding ABC transporter permease has protein sequence MRIFSWRFIRMWQRNRDVFLNLWHSEAPGFIAEPIMVILAMGLGLGAYIGLVEGQRYIEFIVPGIIASYGMFSASFECTYGSFVRMEYRKVYDAILATPLDVEDVIAGEIFWGATRSLITGTTILVIATIFGLVTSPWALLIPVLSLISGIMFSAIAVTFTSLVPSFYSFNYYYTLFITPMFFFSGVFFPLSNFPDIVQRLSWIVPLTPVVKLSRALVWGEFQPDLLTALGIIAVATAVFFPLSLVMMKRRLTV, from the coding sequence ATGAGAATCTTTTCCTGGCGGTTTATACGGATGTGGCAGCGGAACCGGGATGTCTTCCTGAACCTGTGGCACTCGGAAGCGCCCGGTTTTATCGCTGAACCCATCATGGTGATACTGGCCATGGGGCTGGGACTGGGGGCTTATATCGGCCTGGTCGAGGGCCAGCGTTACATCGAGTTTATCGTGCCCGGTATCATCGCCAGTTACGGAATGTTCAGCGCCAGCTTCGAGTGTACCTACGGCAGCTTCGTCCGCATGGAATACCGCAAGGTTTATGACGCCATCCTGGCCACGCCGCTTGACGTGGAAGACGTCATCGCCGGGGAAATATTCTGGGGAGCCACCCGTTCCCTCATCACCGGGACCACAATTTTAGTCATCGCCACTATCTTTGGGCTGGTGACTTCACCCTGGGCGCTGCTGATACCGGTGCTTTCCTTAATATCCGGAATAATGTTCTCCGCCATCGCCGTCACCTTCACTTCCCTGGTGCCCTCTTTTTACAGCTTTAACTATTATTACACCCTCTTTATCACGCCCATGTTCTTTTTCAGCGGGGTTTTCTTCCCGCTCTCAAATTTCCCCGATATCGTTCAGAGACTGAGCTGGATAGTACCCCTGACCCCGGTGGTCAAGCTCTCCAGAGCCCTGGTCTGGGGAGAGTTCCAGCCTGACCTGCTCACCGCCCTGGGCATCATCGCCGTAGCTACGGCCGTCTTCTTCCCCTTGTCTCTGGTGATGATGAAACGGCGACTGACTGTATAG